Proteins encoded together in one uncultured Sphaerochaeta sp. window:
- a CDS encoding slipin family protein, which translates to MNLYKKKIERIKNMKGFVLKKDFNYGALSFLVLALFLAGGAILQLLLYPSMPHEALVLVSTATFIAAIVIALFPLWTLVMAIILILWVWVIGELSLYLYPITALSSLGLLISSSFQLVYHWDKVIILRLGKFQTVRGPGLFFLIPLIDRAAEFIDTRIRATDFSAEKTLTKDTVPVHVDALAFWMIWDAKKAILEVEDYTEAVILSAQTALRDSIGKHYLRSLLSEREELGREIQQALDAKTNPWGVTILSIEITDIIIPKELEDALSKQAQAEREKESRIILGAAEVEIAKKFTEASAEYANDPIALQLRSMNMVYEGIRQNNSMMLMPASILDHMDFGAVMGTAAMQKVEQAKRNTEKEVTEDEHDQN; encoded by the coding sequence ATGAACCTGTACAAGAAAAAAATTGAACGAATCAAGAACATGAAGGGTTTCGTTTTGAAGAAGGACTTTAACTACGGAGCACTTTCCTTCTTGGTGTTGGCACTCTTTCTCGCTGGAGGGGCTATCCTTCAACTCTTGCTCTACCCTTCCATGCCACATGAGGCGCTTGTCTTGGTGAGTACCGCGACATTTATAGCAGCTATTGTCATCGCCCTCTTCCCCCTGTGGACATTGGTGATGGCGATCATTCTGATCCTGTGGGTCTGGGTAATCGGAGAACTTTCATTGTATCTCTATCCGATCACTGCCCTTTCCTCGCTCGGGCTTCTCATCTCATCCTCTTTCCAGTTGGTCTATCACTGGGACAAGGTCATCATACTAAGGTTGGGAAAGTTCCAGACAGTCAGGGGACCTGGGCTATTTTTCCTTATCCCCTTGATCGACCGAGCTGCTGAGTTCATCGATACCCGTATCAGGGCAACTGACTTCAGTGCCGAGAAAACACTTACCAAGGATACTGTTCCTGTCCATGTGGATGCCTTGGCATTCTGGATGATCTGGGATGCAAAGAAGGCCATTCTGGAAGTTGAGGATTACACTGAGGCGGTCATCCTATCGGCTCAGACAGCACTCCGCGATTCCATCGGCAAGCACTACCTGAGAAGTCTACTCAGCGAACGTGAAGAGCTCGGACGGGAGATACAGCAAGCCCTTGATGCCAAGACCAATCCATGGGGTGTTACCATTCTCTCAATAGAGATTACCGATATCATTATCCCAAAGGAATTGGAGGATGCGCTAAGCAAGCAAGCGCAGGCTGAGCGTGAGAAAGAGTCGAGAATCATACTGGGTGCCGCAGAGGTGGAGATTGCAAAGAAATTCACTGAGGCTTCAGCTGAATACGCCAATGACCCGATTGCACTGCAACTCAGGTCGATGAATATGGTGTATGAGGGTATAAGACAGAACAACTCAATGATGTTGATGCCGGCCTCAATCCTGGATCATATGGACTTTGGTGCGGTTATGGGAACAGCGGCAATGCAGAAAGTAGAACAGGCAAAACGAAACACTGAGAAGGAAGTAACAGAAGATGAGCATGATCAGAATTGA
- a CDS encoding ABC transporter permease translates to MTIKLPAVAFRNVFRNLRRSILSAVAIAVSAMAIMALLALLETMETDMATNLTSYYTGEVRIRHADFEKYERYNPLHLSLDTEKVISVASAVEGVEAATPRINFPANLYIDEKNNGAMGVGVDFNTEQAFIDFPAIVDEGRIPESGANELLMGKFLAHDLGLSLGDKVTMLTSTALRGSNAMTFTIVGIAAFPVGGLSAKTVYVPLDRAQYLLRMDGHTQEILLLTEDGYKERDVANAVETALQEQLSLKTETRAWKDLNMMYTFLSIAKFIYYVMGAIFFVLGSTVIINTTMMVIYERVREIGTLGALGMQGKELTRLFLLEGTFISIAGSTLGTLVGVLIVFILSKTGINFTEAMSGVDMEISSILFPQLNWFTALFVWIYAILISSLSTLIPSRKASKIEIVEALRYV, encoded by the coding sequence ATGACGATAAAATTACCAGCTGTAGCTTTTCGCAATGTGTTCAGGAATCTCCGTCGCTCCATTCTCTCTGCTGTAGCAATAGCTGTTTCAGCAATGGCAATCATGGCACTACTAGCCTTGCTTGAGACTATGGAAACAGATATGGCGACCAATCTTACCAGCTACTACACCGGTGAGGTGAGGATCAGACATGCAGACTTTGAGAAGTATGAACGATATAACCCTTTGCATCTAAGCTTGGATACCGAGAAGGTGATCTCTGTAGCGTCTGCTGTCGAGGGAGTAGAAGCAGCTACCCCGCGGATCAACTTTCCGGCCAATCTGTACATTGATGAGAAAAACAATGGTGCCATGGGAGTCGGTGTTGATTTCAACACGGAGCAGGCCTTCATTGACTTCCCTGCCATCGTGGATGAAGGGAGAATCCCTGAATCCGGAGCCAACGAGCTGTTGATGGGCAAATTCCTTGCCCATGACCTTGGTCTCTCACTGGGGGACAAGGTTACCATGCTCACATCCACTGCACTGAGGGGTTCCAATGCCATGACATTCACCATTGTCGGTATTGCAGCCTTCCCAGTGGGAGGACTGAGTGCAAAGACAGTGTATGTCCCCCTTGATCGAGCCCAATACCTCCTGAGGATGGATGGCCATACCCAGGAAATACTGCTTCTCACCGAGGATGGATACAAAGAAAGAGATGTAGCCAATGCAGTGGAAACGGCCCTTCAGGAACAGCTTTCCCTTAAGACTGAAACACGGGCATGGAAGGATCTGAATATGATGTATACATTCCTTTCCATTGCTAAGTTCATCTACTACGTGATGGGAGCCATTTTCTTTGTTCTGGGAAGTACAGTCATCATCAATACCACGATGATGGTTATCTATGAGAGAGTTCGTGAGATTGGAACCTTGGGTGCCCTGGGAATGCAGGGGAAGGAGCTCACCAGACTTTTCCTCTTGGAAGGTACCTTCATCAGTATTGCTGGGTCCACTCTCGGTACACTCGTTGGAGTCTTGATCGTCTTCATACTTAGTAAGACTGGAATCAATTTCACAGAGGCAATGAGTGGTGTCGATATGGAGATATCCTCCATTCTTTTCCCACAGCTCAACTGGTTCACCGCTCTCTTTGTATGGATCTACGCAATCCTTATCTCATCGCTCTCTACGCTCATTCCATCCAGGAAAGCTTCAAAAATAGAAATTGTGGAGGCACTACGCTATGTCTAA
- a CDS encoding FtsX-like permease family protein, translated as MKFILQLAVKNLSRYKRRTIITSVAIAVGLMMYIIVDSILGGATLESMRNLRWYETASLRIYADGYWEDRAFLPLEASIENPESIIPLVEEEQGVATVRTTFAADMILYSDDFGEDGNMSVRVTAIDPKQDFEVYRFEDTLVEGRHLEPGEMDGVVLGSWFAEDIGAEVGYWVTFLTRGKGGFYEAFDMQIVGIVNCPNPNVNRTLIMMDIDAAGTYLGMENSVTSIDIVLPEKTNLEQAKATLQAKLPEGFSVFTWEDLARDYLALVEAKQGGTGMILFLVFIIAAVGVSNTMLMAMYERMRELGMMRALGMKDRDILLSFLFEAGGIGLIGSVAGIALGSLVNIYLVNTGLDFGFMFRDMDIGFRISSIMRGAWNFTTILKAFSAGILLSMLVAVFPIRRALKLDIPTCLHHQ; from the coding sequence ATGAAATTTATCCTGCAACTGGCAGTGAAGAATCTCAGCCGTTACAAGCGGCGTACGATCATCACATCTGTGGCCATCGCAGTTGGGTTGATGATGTACATCATCGTTGATTCCATTCTCGGGGGTGCTACGCTGGAATCGATGCGCAACCTCCGTTGGTATGAGACAGCCTCTCTTCGTATCTATGCTGATGGATACTGGGAAGACCGTGCATTCCTTCCCCTAGAGGCCAGCATAGAGAATCCAGAATCCATCATTCCATTGGTAGAGGAAGAACAAGGGGTGGCGACCGTGAGAACCACCTTCGCCGCTGATATGATTCTCTATAGTGATGATTTTGGTGAAGACGGCAATATGAGTGTAAGAGTGACGGCCATCGATCCCAAACAAGATTTTGAGGTCTATCGTTTCGAAGATACCTTGGTGGAAGGACGACACCTTGAACCGGGGGAGATGGACGGAGTGGTATTGGGCAGCTGGTTTGCTGAGGACATAGGGGCAGAGGTCGGCTACTGGGTTACGTTCCTCACCAGAGGCAAGGGAGGCTTCTATGAGGCCTTCGACATGCAAATTGTCGGTATCGTGAACTGCCCCAACCCCAATGTGAACCGAACACTCATCATGATGGATATTGATGCAGCTGGTACCTACCTTGGAATGGAAAACTCGGTGACAAGTATCGATATCGTCCTCCCTGAGAAAACCAACCTTGAACAAGCCAAAGCCACCTTGCAAGCAAAACTCCCTGAAGGGTTCAGTGTCTTCACCTGGGAAGATCTTGCTCGAGACTACCTTGCACTGGTGGAAGCCAAACAAGGGGGAACAGGGATGATTCTCTTCCTTGTCTTCATTATCGCAGCTGTTGGAGTTTCCAACACCATGTTGATGGCAATGTATGAAAGAATGAGAGAGCTTGGCATGATGCGTGCACTAGGGATGAAAGACCGTGACATCCTTCTCTCCTTTCTCTTTGAGGCCGGAGGTATCGGACTCATAGGGTCAGTCGCGGGTATAGCATTGGGAAGCCTGGTGAATATCTATCTGGTAAACACAGGATTGGACTTTGGCTTCATGTTCAGGGATATGGATATTGGGTTCAGGATTTCGAGTATCATGCGAGGAGCTTGGAACTTTACCACCATACTCAAGGCATTCTCTGCTGGTATACTCCTTTCCATGCTTGTAGCAGTTTTTCCCATAAGAAGAGCTCTGAAACTCGACATCCCCACGTGCTTGCACCATCAATAG
- a CDS encoding ABC transporter ATP-binding protein, with protein MIRIEKVSRNYKTGETVVKALKKVSLDIEAGEFLSIAGPSGSGKTTLLNLIGCIDGLDEGEIFINDAAISTMDKVEKTAFRRNNLGFIFQTYNLIPVLSAYENVSFVLSLLDVSESEVKRRTYEVLKEVGLEGMEDRRPAKLSGGQQQRIAIARALVKNPQIILADEPTANLDSKTGEEILKLMKRMNEKYRTTFIFSTHDQMVMDYASRLVQLHDGAIVSDERR; from the coding sequence ATGATCAGAATTGAAAAAGTATCGAGAAACTACAAGACAGGTGAAACGGTAGTCAAGGCATTGAAAAAAGTCTCCCTGGATATTGAAGCAGGCGAGTTTCTCTCCATTGCCGGACCCTCAGGATCAGGAAAGACCACGTTGCTCAATCTTATTGGTTGTATAGATGGATTGGATGAGGGAGAAATCTTCATCAATGATGCTGCAATCAGTACCATGGACAAGGTTGAGAAAACAGCATTCAGGAGAAATAATCTTGGTTTTATTTTCCAGACCTATAACTTGATCCCAGTCCTCTCCGCCTATGAAAATGTCAGCTTTGTACTCTCCCTGCTTGATGTCAGTGAGAGTGAGGTCAAGAGACGCACCTATGAAGTACTAAAGGAAGTTGGCCTGGAAGGGATGGAGGATCGACGCCCTGCAAAGCTCAGCGGTGGGCAACAGCAGAGAATAGCCATCGCCCGAGCGCTCGTAAAGAACCCACAGATCATCCTCGCTGATGAACCGACTGCCAATCTGGATTCCAAGACTGGGGAAGAGATTCTCAAGCTGATGAAACGCATGAATGAGAAGTATCGTACCACGTTCATCTTCTCCACACACGACCAGATGGTCATGGATTACGCCTCCCGCCTTGTGCAACTGCATGACGGTGCTATCGTTAGTGACGAAAGGAGATAG
- a CDS encoding outer membrane lipoprotein-sorting protein, with the protein MSKRIIMVLLGLTILFLPVSLFAITAEEIVREMDAQATFETSYSTGSIKTTDRFGTKESTFKAWARGTTDSLIEFTSIAERGQKILRTKGSLYLFYPDAEELIRLQGAALRQSVLGSDLSYEDMTEEKTTLDDYTVTLDGSETLNGRDCHILTLTAKTRQVAYPVQKIWVDKETFLTWKGEYSTSHGRLLKEMAVLDTLVVDGRTLPKETRIEDAMKSNSATWMTLDTLEVDIALDRNLFTLENLTW; encoded by the coding sequence ATGTCTAAACGCATTATTATGGTCCTGCTAGGACTCACCATACTCTTCCTTCCTGTTTCCCTGTTTGCAATCACCGCCGAGGAGATTGTCAGGGAGATGGACGCACAGGCCACCTTTGAAACCTCCTACTCCACTGGATCAATCAAAACGACTGACCGGTTTGGAACAAAGGAGAGCACCTTCAAGGCCTGGGCCCGAGGAACTACCGATTCCCTTATTGAATTCACCAGCATCGCTGAACGGGGGCAGAAGATACTCAGGACCAAGGGAAGCCTCTATCTTTTCTACCCTGATGCCGAAGAGTTGATCAGGCTGCAAGGAGCAGCACTCAGGCAGTCAGTACTTGGCAGCGATCTCTCCTATGAGGATATGACGGAAGAGAAAACTACCCTTGATGACTATACCGTGACACTCGATGGCAGTGAGACCCTCAATGGAAGGGATTGCCATATCCTGACCCTTACGGCAAAAACAAGGCAGGTTGCCTACCCTGTCCAGAAAATCTGGGTGGATAAAGAGACCTTCCTGACGTGGAAAGGTGAATATTCCACCAGCCACGGTCGCCTGCTCAAGGAGATGGCGGTGCTCGATACCCTGGTGGTAGATGGAAGAACCCTACCAAAAGAGACCCGTATCGAGGATGCGATGAAGAGTAACAGTGCAACATGGATGACCCTCGACACCTTGGAAGTAGACATCGCACTCGATAGAAACCTATTCACCTTGGAGAATCTGACATGGTAA